aattaaaaaaatatatatatatacacattgtaaagcaattatactccaataaagatgttaaaatatgaatatatatatatttctgtttggtttttggaGGGTTGctatttattattacatttgtttgaagtaaactagaaaaaaatcaaaatttgatgAGAAAATTCTTCCTATATGTCTAcagacaaatatatttataaaatgcatcTGCCAATAATTTGATTTAAGAAGGTTTCAGCTCCAGGGAGCCTTGACAAATGACTCCCTCCCTCCAAGGTGTTTGGCAAATTTGTTTCCCCAAAGCTTTAGAACACAACATATAATACTgccaaaccaaccaaccaacgaACCAACAAAACACCTTTCTGTAGTTAAAAGTAATACCTTTTTCAGAATGCTGATAATTCCCATGCATAGCTGTTACCTTGGAATTCACAGTTTTTCAATTCTGtctaaaatttatcaatttttagcAAGACAATGAAGCATAAAATGAAATTGATACAAAATGTGGAAACATTGAATCTGTACTTCTGCTACAACTTCatctcaaggaaaaaataaaaccttccacccacctccccacccccttcccccggTACCATTGCAGACAGACTTCTTATTGGTGTGAAAATATAAACTGCATGCATAGGTAGACCAGGAAAACTGTCTATGCCATATCCCTGTGAGGCATAGATCTAATTAATTTGTAAATATCTCTCATCTTTGGACTATGTCTATTCTCAAGTCTAGATTATGAAATTGGGTGTTAAAATTCCCAGAATGTGTTGCACATAGATAAGATGTTTGAAAGACTTCTTAGTTTGCAAAAGAAAAACCTTAAATTTCTGCTCTGGAAACTGAAGGCTGGTGTATGTTCTTTTATGCTGGAAGCTTGTGTTTCATTGGCTACAACTTAAGTTTTGGTCACTGACAGAGCTTGAAGGCAAACCATATCTAAATAAGCATAAATGGGAAAGTTCCTTGCTCAGGCCTGGATGAATTGCTTTGTTGAAACAATTGGGAGGTTGTTCAGGGTTGTGGCATTTAAATCTATTCTGACTTGTAGTTGACAGATTATCTTTGTGACAAGCCACGTGTTAGACTGAAAACATTCAAGTTTGCTCTCAGTTCCAATATGGGcattttgtttactgttgttGTTAAATCAGTTCCCTGTTTCAGGATCTCCACTGGGAAATCTTAAATGGCAAAATTAGTCCCTGTGAATAACTCAGTGCTTTACTAGGTTCAAAAAATGATGGATCTGCAAAACAAAGTGAACTCATCAAAATAACTGTCTTACTATCACTGTAGATATTGGTTTTTAATAGTTCATTTGGAAAGAGGGACAATATGATCTTTACCTTCAGTGTGAACTGTGCGCCCCTAAAAGATAAATATCAGACATGGCCTCCTTCTCCTTTGTTATAtaaagtatatgtgtgtgtgtgtgtgtgtgtgtatgtatatatacttcatattttatatatttcgtATAACAAAGGAAAAGGAGGCCCTGTCTGATATGATTGTTATTATATAATAACATAGCATGTAATATGTAAAGACTCTTTTCCTGGGTCAGCTTACTATTCAGGGGCTGCATGGGCAGTAACTGAGtctgtggagaaagagaaaagcatgtaGATCCTCTCACACTTTCTCCTTGTGCTGAGTCATAGTACAGATCTGTTGagtttttatttgcttacttgtttgtttgttcagtTGGTtggtttttcatattttcccGTGTAGTTCTGAGCCACAGAACTAATTAACCATCAGCACGATGAACTGATGTTGGTTTAGCCGGAGTGATCATGTTCTGTAAACAGGGTGATAAGCAATGCGAGTCTCCCTACGAACATGTGAGAATCGCTAATTGAATTCTGAGAACCCGAGGGTGACAGGGGCCCTCAACCTAGCTATGGTGATTTCTCCTTAGCCTCTGAGGGAGCTTTGGAATGCTTCCAGAAAGTGGTCAGATGtgcttagatttttaaattggTATGATTTTTATTGTGAGAGTCCCAAGAGTTTCATGCCAGTGTCCTggctttttattgttttcctaaaGGGAATGTTTTCTGTTTAGTTCCTAGAGTCATAATTTAGAGCCAGAAGGGACCTCTCTCCTTTAAACTGAAGCTCTGAAAGGTCCGTTATCCACCTTTGTAATCTTTCAGGGCCCACCTCTCTCCCCCATTTTCACTGCCGCGGTCCTAGTTCATGCTTAATCCAACCTCACCTGGAAAACTGTAGTCATTGTAACTGGTCACTCTGTTCTGTCCCATCCTTCCTTCTACTCCTGCCCTTTGCACGAACCcaaaagtgatttttctaaaaatcatACCTGATGCTTCTATTTTACGTCCATGTGTAAAAATCCTACAAAAGATTCCTGTtgccttcaaaataaaatgacacgTCTTTACCTGCCACAAAAGACTTTCCCACCTCAGCACCTGCCGCTTCCTACCTCAGTCTATTTCTGCTAAACTGGAATAATTCAAGTTCCTCGGCGCATCATGTTGTTTCACACCCCATCTTTGTGTGTACTTTTTCCTGTGTCTAGAATGaccttttctccttccccactgGAAGCTCATTCATCAAGACCCAATCCAGGCATTTTCTCATTGACACCATTCGTGACCCCCAACAAGACACACACGTGTATCCGTGTGACAGGGCTGTGCTGAAAAGAGTGGGAGTTGGAGGGTGGAGTCTTGAGGCCCTTTGAAGTTTCAGAGGAGAAGAAGATCACCCCTTGGGCCAAAACAGTAAAATcagtagacattttaaaaatagctagaaGGGTGTGGACGCCGCTTTGTTGCCTGAGGGGGGTGGCGGTGGAAGTTAAGGGAGTTGGGGACCAGCGCTTTTCGGGACCCGCAGTCGCAGCCGTTGCAGTCACTTCGCCGGGTGGCCTTTAGCGTAGGAGTCGCATCGATAGCAGCCATGAGCAGCAGGGTGTACGAGGGAGATGAAGTTGGAGCCCTTGTTTTTGACATTGGATCCTATACTGTGAAAGCTGGTTATGCTGGTGACGACCCTCCCAAGGTGGATTTCCCTACGGCTATTGGTATGGTGTAGAAAGAGATGATGGAAGTACAGTGATGGAAATAGATGGTGATGAAGGCAAACAAAGCGGTCCCACCTATTACATAGATACGAATGCCCTGCGTGTTCCGAGGGAGAATACAGAGGCCATTCCACCACTGAAAAATGGAATGGTTGAAGATTGGGATAGTTTCCAGGCTATTTTGGCTCATACCTACAAAATGCATGTCAAATCAGAAGCCAGCCTGCATCCTGTTCTCATGTCAGAAGCACCATGGAATACCAgggcaaagagagagaaactgacagAGTTAATGTTTGAACACTACAACATCCCTgcattcttcctttccaaaactGCTGTTTTGACAGCATTTGCTAATGGTCATTCTACTGGGCTTACCTTGGACAGTGGACCACTCATACCACTGCAATTCCAGTTCACCATGGCTATGTCCTTCAGCAAGGCATTGTAAAATCCCCTCTTGCTGGAGACTGTATTACTATGCAGTGCAGAGAACTCTTCCAAGCAATGAATATAGAACTGATTGCTCCATATATGATTGCATCAAAAGAAGCTGTTTGTGAAGGATCTTCAGCAaactggaagagaagagagaagttgCCACAGGTTACAAGGTCTTGGCACAATTACATGTGTCACTGTGTTATCCAGGATTTTCAAGGCTCAGTACTTCAAGTGTCTGATTCAACTTACGATGAACAAGTAGCCGCACAGATGCCAACTGTTCATTATGAATTCCCCAATGACTACAACTGTGATTTTGGAGCAGAACGGTTAAAGATTCCTGAAGGATTATTTGACCCTTCCAATGTAAAGGGGTTATCAGGAAATACAATGCTGGGCATCAGTCATGTTGTCACTACAAGTGTTGGAATGTGCGATGTTGATATCAGACCAGGTCTCTATGGCAGCGTTATAGTGGCAGGAGGAAACACGCTAATACAGAGCTTTACTGACAGGTTGAATAGAGAACTCTCTCAGAAAACACCCCCAAGTATGTGGTTGAAACTGATTGCAAATAATACAACAGTGGAACTAAACAGAGGTTTAGTTCATGGATTGGTGGCTCCATTCTAGCTTCTTTGGGCACCTTTCAGCGGATGTGGATTTCCGAACAAGAATATGAAGAAGGAGGGAAGCAGTGTGTAGAAAGGAAATGCCCTTGAGAAGAGTTCCCAAACCTCTACCTTCTATATCACCTTATATTTCATAGCTTTAGTATACTCAGGAAAAGAACAACCATCTTTTGTAGAATGTTTATACGTTTTTGCATATTTCAGTTTccacttaaattttttaaggcTTTAACTGCCTCTATAAATTAAAATACGTTTGTGCTTTCCTTGAAATGCACTTATTCTTATTacaagcattttataattttgtataaatgtctattttctctaaatattttgctttcagtAAAATGCTTTCCAACTCTGTTTAGTATATTACCAGTGGATTGGTAGAATTGCTTTTTATTGACTAGTAAAACTTACTGCCTATATTTTTTAccttaagcttttaaaattaaataaaaattaccagcccaaaaaaaaaaaaaaaaagctagaagacAATAGTCTGTAGAAGATGCTTATGTTCTTGCCTCTTCTAGGGATACTATAGAGGATTCCTCTGGTAAGTGTGTCTTAGATGGAGAAGTTGGCTGATAACATCTTCTAGAGGCCTTGACTTCCATTGAATGAGGAGTGGGAAAGAAAAGTTTTTCTGAACATACTAATTTACttcctttcaaaataaatgacagtTCTTTAAATCAAGTTAATTTAGCTTTATGAAAGACtccttatattttccttcttttactgtGGAATTATGAAAAATTTGACATGGACCAGCATTTTGGAGTTGGTGGTTTACTAAATCACCTATAAGCCCCTTTTATGCTGTGTTTCAGCCTATTTACAAGCAGTGAAACTGTGGTATGAAGAAATAGACATCCTTAAAAGGAGAAGGTGGGATTGTAAGTCAGTGCAGGATTTATAGAAGGCCCTCTGGAAacacatattaatataaaatgtgtatatcctctgactcagcaggtccacatctaggaatttattctCATGGAAGGATTGGGTGAGTTCACACTGATGTATATGCACAGATATTATAGCAGTTCTGTTTATTATATTGAGAAGTTAGAAACctagatgtccttcagtaggaattggttaaataaattgtggtttaGTTACATAATGGACTGCAATGCAATCGTCAAATAAGCAACTACTCTCACCATTAAATAGAATTAGATAGACCTATATGTATTGACATAGGTAAATGTCTCTGATATATAatagttatagaaaaaaaaggtTACTGAAATACAATATATCACTTAATATATaatctgatttcttttgttttttaaacagctttattgaaatgtaatcCACATATATTGATACAATTCATCCATTAAAATGCATAAttcacaaccatcaccacaagcTAATTTTGGGACACTTTTGTCCCCCTAAAAGGAACCACTATCCATTGGCAGCCAACAGGCATTTCCTGAGAAACCACTAAATCCGCCTTCTGTTTCTATTAATCTGCCTCTTCTGAACATGTCATGTAAATGGAATGATCTTtgttactggcttctttcacttagcataatgttgtcAGGTGTCACCTGTATTGTagcgtgtatcagtacttcattgctttttattgccaaataatattccttgGTATGGATAGGCCACATTTAATTTATCTAgtcatcagttggtggacatttgggttgtttccgctTTTTAGATATTTGAATACTaactatgaatatttgtgtgcaaGATTTTGTATGAACAGACGTTTTCATTTtgcttgggtatatacttaggggcggaatttctgggtcatgtggtaactctatgttaagaggaaatttttgaggaactctcaaatcattttccaaagcagctgcaccattttacattcccgtggcactgtacaagggttccaatttttccacatccttgacaacacttcTTATGATGTGTCTTTTTCATGATAGTCATCTTAGtgtgtgtgaagtgatatctcattgtggttttgatttacatctcCCTAATGAccagtgatattgaacatcttttcatatgcttactggccaattccaatttatttttaaagattatagttACATAATCAAACATATTTGGGAAGTTATATACTAAGATGTCAATAATGCTTCTGTCTAGGGAAtggtctttcttattttctactgTGTTTCTATATCAGTCAGGGTTTTACCAAAGAATCAGAACCAGtaggatggatgaacagatagataaatagatgtatTATAAGGAACTGGCTTGTGCAATTTTAAGGGCTGGCAAAGCAAGTCCAgaatccatacaatagaataggTGGTCCAGAAAGCTAGGCTGGAGCTGAAGCTGCATCTACAGAATTCCTTCTCCCTCAGAGAAACCTTGGTTCtactcttaaggccttcaactgattggatgaggcccacccagatTATTTTAAGATCatttcctttacttaaagtcaactaatTGTAGATGTTAACCACATCTACCAAATACCATAACAGCAAagcctagattagtgtttgaaacaaaaacaataatggtagtttcatttttaaaaaggcttttacgaaattgagttatttgtagtgaggtggatggacctagagtctgtcatacagagtgaagtaagtcagaaagagaaaaacaaataccatatgctgacacatatatatggaatacaggggggaaaaaatggttctgaagaacctatgggcaggacaggaataaagacgcaaatgtagagaatggacttgaggacacggggagggggaagggtaagctgggacgaagtgagagagtggcatggacatatatacactaccaaatgtaaaatagatagctagtgggaagcagccacatagcacagggagatcagctcggtgctttgtgcccacctagaggggtgggatagggagggtgggagggagatgcaagagggaggagatatggggatatatgtatatgtatagctgattcactttgttatacagcagaaactaacacaccattgtaaagcagttatactccaataaagatgttaaaaaaataaataaaaaggctttATACATAGCAGTATCTTTACTTTTCACATTTGATGATTAAACTTGTTCATCTTGGTATCCTCCAGAATACTCAGCATAATAGCTTGTACCTGGTAGATTCCTATTAGTCACTGTGTTaatttcctactgctgctgtaacaaattaacgTAAgtttagtggcttcaaacaacagaattttattccctcacagttctggaggtcagaagtccaaaattggttccactgggctaaagtcaagatgtttgcagggctggttcctttcAAAGGCTCTGAGGAGAGGATCTTTTTCCTcgatttttccagcttctagagctgcATTCCTACGTTCCTCGGCTGGTGGCCCTTCCTGCATCTTCATTGCTGGTACTGCAGCGTCTCCAAGTGTGTCCGTGCTTCTGACGTCACATCACCATCTCCTTCTCTGTAATCAAatcttcctctgcctccctcttccaagGACACCTGTGATTACATTCAGAGCCCACCTGGATAACCTGGGATACTCCTGCTATCACAaggtccttaatttaatcacacctgcaaagaaagtcccttttgccacataaggtCACATTGACAGGGTGCTGGGTACTACTCAGCTATTCACAAAGCAGACCGTGTGGCATTTTCATTTTCCaagataccattttttaagaaatcttgACTCTTACAAAGCCGTTCCCTTTTCACAGGCTGATGTCGGTGTGGCTCATTCCTGGGAGAATTTCGGACCCCAGATTGAAGCTATGCTGCCCAAGGATAATGTGGGCAGCCCTGGAAGCCTGGACAAGCAGGCCCAGTTGGGAAGCTTACCTGGAaccattccagaaagttccccaTTTCCTAGTGAAAGAAACGGAAGAATAAATTCAGGTAACAGCCCCTGTTCATGTTGATCTATATAAAATACTgtttctctgaatatattttataatgtgtgtTTGGTGACTTATCACAGCTTTGTGAATCAGGCAGTGCTTCAAATGTCAGGGTCCCACCTCCAAGACATAGCCTTAGGCCTTCATTAGGCGAGTAAGTAATACTAACCATTAATCTTCTTGTTGATGACATAATTaaaactatctttttttaaactaggaGCCCTTATTGGTGGTTGGGATAAGGCCTTGGGAATAGGAGTTGCACAGGCTTTAGTTAATTTCTCAAAACTTCCACTGTGTTAACATCTTTCCAAGACAAAGTtctacatttgaaaaaataagtaaaacctACATCAAACTTTTTCTCCTGTCTCTCCCCATTCAAAGTTATAAGCAAATGtacaataaaaatatctttcaaaaacatgAAAGATGTGATGTTGACCTGGTGTGTTCTTTAGAAACTATTTGTGGTTTTTCCTGTGGTATGTTTTCACTTTGCTTGAGTTACCCTTCTGGTGTTAAGAGCCCTTGTTTCTGTTTCATCAGCCTTTGAAACAAATTGAACTTAACAGAGTTCAAGAAGACTTTTTTGGGGTAGGGGGAggctttcatttccttcctcattGCTGTAGTTTCTTCCCTGGGGAGCAGTTAGAGTTGGAAAATAGATTGGATAGTAAGTGAGATTCTTTTTCCTGGACTTTTGTGGCAACTCAGGTTAtgacaaatttccttttttaataccctttttatttattttttaaattgaagtatagttgatttacaatattatgttagtttttaGGAGTACAGCATAgggattcagtatttttacagattatactccattaaaagtaaTTACAAGGtaatggctgtaattccctgGGCTATAAAatatgtccttgttgtttatctattttatacatagtagtttgtatctcttcatCACCTACCCCTGTGTTGCCCTTCCCCTCTTCACTCTCCCCTTCGGTAACCACTAGTGGgttttctatacctgtgagtctgtttctgttttgcatatgcattcgtttgtgttattttttagattccacatataagtgatatcgtacagtatatttctttctctgtctgacttatttcactaagcataatattctctaggtccatcacaaATTTCACATTTGCCCTCGTCCTGTGCTTCTGATAGGGTGTAGCATGACCTCTGAGGATGAAGGAGGAGATGGGGGGTGCAGGGCAGGGAcggccccttcctctccttctgtgTTGGGCCAGCGCATGTGTTTTTTCTCTCTGATGATTCTGTTGATGAGAATCCCTCCTAGACTGCAACACGAATGCGCAATATCCATGTGTTAACAGACTAGAGATTGTTAGGAGGACAGGGGTGCCCTCGGACAGGCAGTCCTGCCATCTGTACACCGTTGAAAGCAGTATGGGTAGGGAGGGCCCCAGGTAAGCAGGATGGTGCTAAGAGAGACCAGTGGGGGAGGGACTGAACCACCAAAGCAGGTGTTTTCAAAATGTAGTGTAAATTCGTTTTCCGGAAAGCTCTTCCCACAGGATGAATAAGAACCAGTACCCTGAGCTTTCTATTTGTTCTCTGCCCAGTgtcctctctgtctcctctctgtaTCCCTGCTCTTCACAGCTACAGagtatatttgttaaaaatttcaaggttcacacaacattgtaaatcagctatatatacttcaataaaattttttttaatttcaagtttcaCACTAACATTTCCCAAGTATTTCCttttagtaaaaaaacaaaacatcctaACACTTctgtggaattccctggcggtccagtggttaggactctgaactctcactgccaagggcccgggttcagtccttggtcggggaactaagatcccacaagctgcatggcatggccaaaaacaaaaacaaagaaaacaaaacaaacaaacaaaaaaacttctgaTTTTGAGAAGTTTCAGATAAGAAAAGTTGTCCAAAACAAAAAATGCCTGTATTCTTTCACCCAGATTCCCCCAAAGTTAATGTTGGACCACATTTGTGTTATCATtgtcccctctcttccctccctccgtcttccctctccccccttctcCCATATACATCTAGATTTTTTCTGAGAGTAAGTCACAGACATAATGATACTTTACTCTTAAATATATCCGTGTGCATTAcctaaaaacaagaacaaaaaaaaaaacaagaacattctTTGCAAAATCTCAGTACAAGGATCCAAATCAGACAATTACCGCTGATGCAGTACTTGTTATCTCACCTATTCAAATTTTGTCAGTTGTCTCACAAATGTcctttagaaataaatttctggttCAAGATCTAATGCAGAATCACACGTTTAATGTAGTTGTCATGTGACTTTAGCTTCCTTTAATCCGGAACAATTCCTTGGCTTTTCTTGTCTTCTAAAACCTTGATATATTTGGAGATATAAGCCACTTACTTTGTAGAGTATTCCTCAGTTTgagtttgtctgatatttcctcatgattaggttcagaatatgcatttttagCGAGAATACCAAAAATGATATTGTATCGTGCTTAGTACATCAAATCAGGAGGTACGTGATACCTATTTTTGACTTTTACTGTGggtttgggttcttttttttgccattctgaaggtttttttttactgtagtaaAACTTATCAATCTTTCTTTCATTGAATCTGGATTTTCAGACATAGCTAGAAAGCCTTTCCCTACACCAAGATTAAAGACAAACCCACCCATGTTTTCTTGCATGATTTCACTTTCTACACTACACTTATGAAATTTCTAATGGCATGAACtgatgctactgtaaatattAACTacataagaagtaaaactggatGTTCAGTATGAtgtcaaatttataaaaattaaatttcatatgTTAACTGGCAACCTCTGAAAGGTAAGAATATGGACGTCTTAATTTTcctctttactcttttttatatattccaaGTTTACTCTGAtaaccactattttttttaaattaattaattaatttatttattttggctgtgttgggtcttcgtttctgtgcgagggctttctctagttgcagcaagcgggggccactcttcatcgcggtgcgcgggcctctcactatcgcgacctctcttgttgtggagcacaggctccagacgcgcaagctcagtagttgtggctcacgggcctagttgctccgcggcatgtgggatccttccagaccagggctcgaacccgtgtcccctgcattggcaggcagattctcaaccactgtgccaccagggaagccccactatttcttttataatcagaaagaagcacaatgttatttttaaacattccCCCAATAATCTTCAGTGTCCCAAGAAATCATGAATATTAGTTGAAATGACTGATGTAGTCCAGGGATTTCTGTATAAGTGAGCTACTGTAAATGTCAAGCCAAGCACTTTGGTAGACTCAGAAAAGAATGGatagaaatggttaaaataattCTGTTATGCTAGTGACAGATGTCAACGATGACATTCTTTTTAAGAACATCCTGAGAGAGAAGTGGACCATGACCAGTGGGAGCCATTTATTGATACATAAGCTGTTTGGAAAGGAGTACAGTGAGGTGGAGAAGAGCGTGGATGCTAATGTCAGATTgacttggattcaaatcctagttAATTCACTTACTACTTGTGTCACCTTGAGCAAGTTGATTAGCTTCTCTCATAtagtttatgtataaaatagagatagtAACACCTCTGTCACAGAATTTATGTTTGAATTAGATCTTACAAAGAACATAAAGTACTTAACATAGTGCCAGACACGTGAGTGCTCAATAAAcggtcattattattattattttgacccTTGCAGATAAACCCACCTTCTAACAAAAAATCATTCTAATTCCTTGAAGAGGATTCACctcttctttattgatttttttctgttcttttagttTCTCGTTTACCTCCTTGAAAGCCATGCTTTACTACTCTGTACCAAAATCTGTACAGAGCACTTTAAAATGAGAACTGACTCTATTTCAAACACGTGTATGAGTAGAAGACATAGCACTGGAAAGGTGATAAGACTATAGGAAATTCGTTGGAGTTAATTGCAGTGGGCAATTAGAAGTCTCTGATACCAGGAAGGTTAATATTCTGAAGTGAGAGACatctggtttgtgtgtgtgtgtgtacgtgtgtgtgtttttcctgtCTTCCCATTACAAATTCATGAAAACTGTCTTTGTTAACCAGTGGGTTTAGAATTTTCATAAAAAGATTCCATCCACTGGATGAAATGGACTTCTTAAAATAGAAGAGAGCTCATTTCTGAGGACCTCTCATTGCACCTTTATTTTATGAGGTTGTAAAAACAGAtgcttgcttgcttatttatATAATTGGGTGATTTGTGAAGGGAGTGGTCTCTCTCATTAGTGCTCCCCTATAAACTGTTTCAGTgccatttttagaataaaaatttagcTACCACTCGACTCCAATTCTGATTTGGTTCAAAGACTCTTTTCAAAAAGGCATGCTTTTACTTATGTAGATTTAGCAGATGGCGTAATTGTAAACTCAGGGTTGCAGAACTAGAAGTCTCTTGGCAACATCACGCTGTTTATCCTTTGTATACAAAGCATAGAAACCAAACTGCAACTCATAAGAGTCACTGAAAGACTATCTCATTCGTGGCTGTGGTTTAGCTTCATAATTATTGCACAGAACCCGTATAATCGTACCCAAGTGTGTAAGTGTTGTTACAACAAAAAAGTAGTACATAGCAGCACAAGAAAGactttttgttatgttaatattCGACCTGCTAAGTAAACAGTATATTATGTTGATGTGTATCCTCTGTAAGAACATTAAGGATTTGAACTTCGAAGGATTATAAAGATTTGTAGTAGAAACAGATATTTAGGTACAAGTGTTGAGACTAAGAGTTAATTAGCATGATTTATAAGACATGTATTTAGCATTTGATTGATAAAATCTTTGTGCttaaatttcactttcttttttcttttcctttggaagACCTAGTGATCAATGGATTAATCCATAAACCCCAACCCTTAGAGAATC
This is a stretch of genomic DNA from Balaenoptera musculus isolate JJ_BM4_2016_0621 chromosome 11, mBalMus1.pri.v3, whole genome shotgun sequence. It encodes these proteins:
- the LOC118904176 gene encoding LOW QUALITY PROTEIN: actin-like protein 6A (The sequence of the model RefSeq protein was modified relative to this genomic sequence to represent the inferred CDS: inserted 2 bases in 2 codons; deleted 2 bases in 1 codon) — encoded protein: MSSRVYEGDEVGALVFDIGSYTVKAGYAGDDPPKVDFPTAIGMVXERDDGSTVMEIDGDEGKQSGPTYYIDTNALRVPRENTEAIPPLKNGMVEDWDSFQAILAHTYKMHVKSEASLHPVLMSEAPWNTRAKREKLTELMFEHYNIPAFFLSKTAVLTAFANGHSTGLTLDSGXTHTTAIPVHHGYVLQQGIVKSPLAGDCITMQCRELFQAMNIELIAPYMIASKEAVCEGSSANWKRREKLPQVTRSWHNYMCHCVIQDFQGSVLQVSDSTYDEQVAAQMPTVHYEFPNDYNCDFGAERLKIPEGLFDPSNVKGLSGNTMLGISHVVTTSVGMCDVDIRPGLYGSVIVAGGNTLIQSFTDRLNRELSQKTPPSMWLKLIANNTTVEKQRFSSWIGGSILASLGTFQRMWISEQEYEEGGKQCVERKCP